Proteins encoded in a region of the Pristis pectinata isolate sPriPec2 chromosome 16, sPriPec2.1.pri, whole genome shotgun sequence genome:
- the LOC127579066 gene encoding tumor necrosis factor receptor superfamily member 5-like isoform X3: protein MVGPRILFCCILLLFQCCQHVSSITCNPVSEYAKFGKCCRLCPPGTYMSSECSEKNDSKCQPCGPDRYQSDWNKLEHCHLQKVCNNNGGFVVEKAGTSTSDTICQCQVGKHCLNKDCEICEGNSVCEPGYGVVYKEQGGNFTVPVCEICEAGYYSNVSSNLEACRKWSDCGSLQMLVNGTTTKDVECGTPEPPSKVGLVVVIVLLSAVLTVILLSFFIYSGYNQENRTKAWITFTRLLKCAETTKKPIQELTENGRILATAGDEDKSPEMMTELLPV from the exons ATGGTGGGTCCACGCATCctattttgttgcattttacTTCTGTTCCAG TGTTGTCAACACGTCTCAAGCATCACCTGCAACCCTGTCTCTGAATACGCAAAATTTGGCAAGTGCTGCCGTTTGTGTCCGCCTG GCACGTACATGAGCAGCGAATGCAGCGAGAAAAATGACTCGAAATGTCAGCCTTGTGGCCCTGATCGTTATCAGTCAGATTGGAACAAACTGGAACATTGCCATCTGCAGAAAGTCTGTAACAATA ATGGAGGATTTGTGGTAGAAAAGGCTGGTACCAGTACCAGTGACACAATCTGTCAGTGCCAGGTTGGGAAGCACTGTCTCAATAAGGACTGTGAGATCTGTGAAGGGAACAGCGTCTGTGAACCTGGGTACGGAGTTGTGTACAAAGAAC AAGGTGGGAATTTCACAGTACCCGTGTGTGAGATATGTGAGGCTGGATACTACTCAAATGTATCTTCCAACCTGGAAGCCTGTAGGAAATGGAGCGA TTGTGGATCCCTCCAGATGTTGGTGAATGGGACAACAACAAAGGATGTGGAATGTG GGACACCGGAACCTCCATCCAAGGTGGGATTGGTTGTGGTCATCGTACTCCTTAGCGCAGTACTTACTGTCATCTTGTTATCCTTCTTCATCTACTCAGGATATAATCAAG AGAATCGGACTAAGGCATGGATTACCTTTACCAGGCTG CTGAAATGCGCAGAGACCACTAAAAAGCCAATCCAGGAGCTGACCGAGAACGGGAGGAtattggccacagctggagatgAAGACAAGAGCCCGGAGATGATGACTGAGCTTCTGCCCGTGTAA
- the LOC127579066 gene encoding tumor necrosis factor receptor superfamily member 5-like isoform X1, translated as MGEAKPNFRRQNAKKGGSTMECCQHVSSITCNPVSEYAKFGKCCRLCPPGTYMSSECSEKNDSKCQPCGPDRYQSDWNKLEHCHLQKVCNNNGGFVVEKAGTSTSDTICQCQVGKHCLNKDCEICEGNSVCEPGYGVVYKEQGGNFTVPVCEICEAGYYSNVSSNLEACRKWSDCGSLQMLVNGTTTKDVECGTPEPPSKVGLVVVIVLLSAVLTVILLSFFIYSGYNQENRTKAWITFTRLLKCAETTKKPIQELTENGRILATAGDEDKSPEMMTELLPV; from the exons ATGGGAGAGGCAAAGCCAAACTTCCGACGTCAGAACGCTAAAAAAGGAGGGAGTACAATGGAG TGTTGTCAACACGTCTCAAGCATCACCTGCAACCCTGTCTCTGAATACGCAAAATTTGGCAAGTGCTGCCGTTTGTGTCCGCCTG GCACGTACATGAGCAGCGAATGCAGCGAGAAAAATGACTCGAAATGTCAGCCTTGTGGCCCTGATCGTTATCAGTCAGATTGGAACAAACTGGAACATTGCCATCTGCAGAAAGTCTGTAACAATA ATGGAGGATTTGTGGTAGAAAAGGCTGGTACCAGTACCAGTGACACAATCTGTCAGTGCCAGGTTGGGAAGCACTGTCTCAATAAGGACTGTGAGATCTGTGAAGGGAACAGCGTCTGTGAACCTGGGTACGGAGTTGTGTACAAAGAAC AAGGTGGGAATTTCACAGTACCCGTGTGTGAGATATGTGAGGCTGGATACTACTCAAATGTATCTTCCAACCTGGAAGCCTGTAGGAAATGGAGCGA TTGTGGATCCCTCCAGATGTTGGTGAATGGGACAACAACAAAGGATGTGGAATGTG GGACACCGGAACCTCCATCCAAGGTGGGATTGGTTGTGGTCATCGTACTCCTTAGCGCAGTACTTACTGTCATCTTGTTATCCTTCTTCATCTACTCAGGATATAATCAAG AGAATCGGACTAAGGCATGGATTACCTTTACCAGGCTG CTGAAATGCGCAGAGACCACTAAAAAGCCAATCCAGGAGCTGACCGAGAACGGGAGGAtattggccacagctggagatgAAGACAAGAGCCCGGAGATGATGACTGAGCTTCTGCCCGTGTAA
- the LOC127579066 gene encoding tumor necrosis factor receptor superfamily member 5-like isoform X2 yields MGEAKPNFRRQNAKKGGSTMECCQHVSSITCNPVSEYAKFGKCCRLCPPGTYMSSECSEKNDSKCQPCGPDRYQSDWNKLEHCHLQKVCNNNGGFVVEKAGTSTSDTICQCQVGKHCLNKDCEICEGNSVCEPGYGVVYKERGNFTVPVCEICEAGYYSNVSSNLEACRKWSDCGSLQMLVNGTTTKDVECGTPEPPSKVGLVVVIVLLSAVLTVILLSFFIYSGYNQENRTKAWITFTRLLKCAETTKKPIQELTENGRILATAGDEDKSPEMMTELLPV; encoded by the exons ATGGGAGAGGCAAAGCCAAACTTCCGACGTCAGAACGCTAAAAAAGGAGGGAGTACAATGGAG TGTTGTCAACACGTCTCAAGCATCACCTGCAACCCTGTCTCTGAATACGCAAAATTTGGCAAGTGCTGCCGTTTGTGTCCGCCTG GCACGTACATGAGCAGCGAATGCAGCGAGAAAAATGACTCGAAATGTCAGCCTTGTGGCCCTGATCGTTATCAGTCAGATTGGAACAAACTGGAACATTGCCATCTGCAGAAAGTCTGTAACAATA ATGGAGGATTTGTGGTAGAAAAGGCTGGTACCAGTACCAGTGACACAATCTGTCAGTGCCAGGTTGGGAAGCACTGTCTCAATAAGGACTGTGAGATCTGTGAAGGGAACAGCGTCTGTGAACCTGGGTACGGAGTTGTGTACAAAGAAC GTGGGAATTTCACAGTACCCGTGTGTGAGATATGTGAGGCTGGATACTACTCAAATGTATCTTCCAACCTGGAAGCCTGTAGGAAATGGAGCGA TTGTGGATCCCTCCAGATGTTGGTGAATGGGACAACAACAAAGGATGTGGAATGTG GGACACCGGAACCTCCATCCAAGGTGGGATTGGTTGTGGTCATCGTACTCCTTAGCGCAGTACTTACTGTCATCTTGTTATCCTTCTTCATCTACTCAGGATATAATCAAG AGAATCGGACTAAGGCATGGATTACCTTTACCAGGCTG CTGAAATGCGCAGAGACCACTAAAAAGCCAATCCAGGAGCTGACCGAGAACGGGAGGAtattggccacagctggagatgAAGACAAGAGCCCGGAGATGATGACTGAGCTTCTGCCCGTGTAA
- the LOC127579066 gene encoding tumor necrosis factor receptor superfamily member 5-like isoform X4: protein MSSECSEKNDSKCQPCGPDRYQSDWNKLEHCHLQKVCNNNGGFVVEKAGTSTSDTICQCQVGKHCLNKDCEICEGNSVCEPGYGVVYKEQGGNFTVPVCEICEAGYYSNVSSNLEACRKWSDCGSLQMLVNGTTTKDVECGTPEPPSKVGLVVVIVLLSAVLTVILLSFFIYSGYNQENRTKAWITFTRLLKCAETTKKPIQELTENGRILATAGDEDKSPEMMTELLPV from the exons ATGAGCAGCGAATGCAGCGAGAAAAATGACTCGAAATGTCAGCCTTGTGGCCCTGATCGTTATCAGTCAGATTGGAACAAACTGGAACATTGCCATCTGCAGAAAGTCTGTAACAATA ATGGAGGATTTGTGGTAGAAAAGGCTGGTACCAGTACCAGTGACACAATCTGTCAGTGCCAGGTTGGGAAGCACTGTCTCAATAAGGACTGTGAGATCTGTGAAGGGAACAGCGTCTGTGAACCTGGGTACGGAGTTGTGTACAAAGAAC AAGGTGGGAATTTCACAGTACCCGTGTGTGAGATATGTGAGGCTGGATACTACTCAAATGTATCTTCCAACCTGGAAGCCTGTAGGAAATGGAGCGA TTGTGGATCCCTCCAGATGTTGGTGAATGGGACAACAACAAAGGATGTGGAATGTG GGACACCGGAACCTCCATCCAAGGTGGGATTGGTTGTGGTCATCGTACTCCTTAGCGCAGTACTTACTGTCATCTTGTTATCCTTCTTCATCTACTCAGGATATAATCAAG AGAATCGGACTAAGGCATGGATTACCTTTACCAGGCTG CTGAAATGCGCAGAGACCACTAAAAAGCCAATCCAGGAGCTGACCGAGAACGGGAGGAtattggccacagctggagatgAAGACAAGAGCCCGGAGATGATGACTGAGCTTCTGCCCGTGTAA